The DNA sequence tgtgtgtaatgaatgaatataatatacaagtttcactttttgaatggaattagtgaaataaatcaactttttgatgatattctaattatatgaccagcacctgtacagtcatgatgggggaggagagagagctcAGTGCACAAGACAGACATTAGCAGAACGAGGGAGATGGCAGAGAAAATACAAAAGAGGAAAAGGCCAAGGGAATATAACTTTAAAAAGAAGGGTTACAATCAGGCAAGAGTTAGGACCCGCATTAATATTGGAGAAGCTTTCCATTGTTGGAGAGACCTTAAGGAGCGGGAAGGCCTGGAAACAGACGCCGAGGTTACTTTATTTCTTCTCAATACGTGAGTGTCATTGGTTTTCACAACCTGTGTTTCACAGAACGAAGATATGCAGTCTTTTGCTTGAATATACTTTTGTGTCATCTTCACTGTTTGTtcatttgcattattattataagccCGGATTGTCTAAACCTCTTCCACTGCCCGTTTTAACCATCGACTCCCAAACTGTGTCTGAAAAGTGAGAAAACATGCTTGCAAtatatgttttttcttttggttCCCCTTTTAGTGATCACTATATCCCCTTAATCTAGTCACATTTCTAATATATTAGTTACTTGGactattgtgtttttttatggaGCTGTTCATGAAAGCTGGGATgactttgccatcaaaggagtAGAGGAGCTAGATACCAATTAGTCATTCAGCCTGAATTATCATAGTAACACAAATTGCTTTCACTTATTGATTGCATCATACCCTCGGCGGCAGCAGATTTAGCCATAGTTGTTGCTTGTGTTGCATAGCATGTACGTGAATGTGGGGACGGAGGCATCAAGATAGGGGTGTGATCGTTTAGGGTAGGGGtatttggtgatttcaaatatcaacagtttttaccagaaattgcttactgctcCTATAAGTTGGAAGCCTCCAAATTCATGCACAGAATTTAACAATGTATATAAAGTTGCTTCCAGAGTTGTGTGCAACAtttaggtttttttgttttttgtttgtttgttcttgaAGCAaattcactctttttttttgtttgtttgtttgttcttaaAGCAAATTCACTCTTTTGACAGCATTTGTgacatgtaaaatatatatatgccaaGAATGCCATGGCTTGGGACATCAGCTGGCAGGATCGCTATTGAATGCTACAGGGGCTAGACTTGCACTAGTTAACATAATAGCACATTAGCTTTATCTCCCGTCCTGAATAGCCTTTAGCTCAAGGGACCACTAACCTTGTGGTGGTTGGTAGTTGAGTCTCATTGAACCAGGACCTCTTGCCACCCCTCCATATGCTGTTGAGCGTGGGGTCATTCCCTGCCCCCATACACACTCACAGTGACTATctaggatgatgatgatgccaCTGCCAAGACCAAGATGCCAAGCTGCATCTGTCATGTGGCTCTTTGATCTGGTTCTGAGCGTGTGTGATGAACGCTGACAGCTGTCCAGTTATCTGCTGATTCAGGTTTGTCACCGCAGGCCTCCGAACACCCAGTGCAGGCTTTTGTTTAGCTCTTATCAAGCGAACTTAACTCCTTTTCATTATGAAAATGGGACACATTCCTTAGTGGAAAAACACGTCTTTTTGTTATAGTTGCTTTCTCTTCTTAATTGTGACTCTCTGGAATATCAGCCCATTCGATTTGTGAACACACTGCATGTATTTGGAAGCTGAAAAAGAGTTTTGCGGTTCAGACACACAGTGGTTTTTGATAAGTGAGCTGTGTTGTGTATTTTTAGGGTATGGAAGTGGAGCGAACCATGACCAGCGAGCTTCAAAGACtaaaacaggaaatgagagAAAGGGGGCATGCCAGACCCCAGGATGAAGAAATCATCAATGCTCTTAGAGAACAGGTGAGAAACAATTCCATACTTGCACACTCAGATATCTGTATGGTGTTATATATGATGAAAATATACTCAAATAATAGTCCAACACTGATTCTGCAGCTTTCCATGCatgcttgtttattaaatattatataacagTTCATTCTGGACCTCAAATTTGATTGGCTGAGCGACGTTCAAAGAGTGCTTTCCACATGATAAAGTGACAGCATCTGTAGTGTGAACAATTatagaatttgctgactttaaAGTGTAGATAGAATAATGTAGCGGGAAAGTTGtggtaattgtgtgtgtgtgtgtgtgtgtgtgtgtgtgtgtgttcaggtagCACGGCTCACGCAACGGGAGCAAACACTTGAACAGCGCTTGAAGATGACTTGTCACGAGAATGAGGAACTCAAAGACAGTGTGTCCTCACTACACAAACGCCTGGATTTACAGGAACAacagagtcacacacacatacaacagGTTTGGTTGCTCAATTGAGCAGAATGCTTAATGCTAACTAATAAGGCAGGAAAATGTTGGCCTTTAGATTATGTGGAACTGTAATCTGGTGGTTCAGGATTTCTGtcttaaaatttcagtacagtTCTTGTTAGGCAAAATGATAGGTAAAAGTGTAGTCACATGATCCAGAGATGACAAACATTCTCGAATGCTGATGTTCTGCCATTGTGTTAGTATaagatgtctgtgtgtgcacCAGAAATCAAACAGGGCTTGaggcaaaatgtttgttttattttgttttatacatttaggaaaaaaaatatatgccctcataaatgtaaaaaaatgcagaattcAGGGTCACATATTGGCTCTTTCTCAAAATAATGTGCACACATTTGTACATAACCTACAAgagtaataatacatttttttctctgtctcAGCTGGCAGAGGCCTGGCGAGAAGTGGATGGGGTTCGTTCCTGGGCACATGAGCTGCAGTCTCAGGTAGAGGAGCTCCAGGAGGAAGTGGCCCTCCAGAAGAAAAGTCACAACGACACATCTTTACTGTCTGAGCTTGAAAACAATCTGGACACCGCAAAATGGAGCCTGGACAAAGAACAGGTGATACACTGAACTCACTGTAACCTGATAATGCCTGATTGTGAATTTTGCGTGGGCTGGGTTAAAATTAATACACGTACAAGGGATAGTGTAACAGGTCACCATTTCTATGGTCATCTTTTGGCTACATTTAATTAGATTTTGCCGTCACTATTTCACATAATTAGTCCAACAGGGTAAAAACTATTCCATGTAGTCTGTATTGTCTGCCTCTAAAGCTGCTCACACACCGGAAAAGAATCGGTTCAGCACATTTCAGTTGCTGCCTATATGTAAAGCATTCGAAATCCCCAGTCTCTTGTGAGGTTCTCGATCAAGATGCTGCATTAGAAGGAAGATTCTTTTGTAGGCAGTAGACAGCAAGACAGCTCACCTGCTTTTAGAACAATGCTTAATACACATAAGATATGTACCTAGATATGTAACATTTATGCCTATTAATTTGATATTTGGGCACAACCAGAGCATCTATCTACCCTTGCCCAACAGGTCTCTCAGGAGGTGCACTACATCCTGGAATTTCTTCGACCTGTAGCCTACAGATCAGAGATTGAACAGAACTCAGATGACAGCCTGCAGAGCATGCTGGGACAATTGAAACATGCAGCACAATGGATAGCACAGAGTGACACACTACAGGTAAAGTTGTTTCATATGGAACACACAGTGACACAAGCGTAACAGAAACTGACATGCGATGTGCTGCATATAACATATCGTCTTCCCTGGAGTATTTTGACATCTCGTACTGTCTCACATTTCAGTAACAATAATTCACATTCACATGGATATAGTAGTGGGCAAAAGTGGTCCAGAGgggatgtttgtttttaacgACCCTACAATTCCCAGCCAGCACACTAATGTGGGGTCCAAATGGGTGTCACCTGGGCTATCTAAATGGGGCCCAGCCAGTTTTCCATGTAGGCCCCACATGGGTTAGCCCAGATGAAATGAACACTGCTCAGTGTGCACACTACAGGGTGTTAAATGTAACACTGAAACGTGttggagttaatgagataaataagtgattaattgagtgatgactGAGTAAGATAGCTGATCATGAAAAGCAAAATCAGTGAAGGAAAGAGGAACAACAAGAGCAGAATCTACAGCTTCCAGCCTCAGCCTTAAATGAAATCAgttgaagataaaagaagacgtTACATCTCTCGAGATCTGATTAATCAACTccgaaaaaaacagcattaccagcttcacttattagtaaccagtttgactttatttctgtcatatgtCTTCAGAAGTTCTTAGGCAGTTTGACTCAactttttaacatttgtttttttctggttGCTCTAACTGTGTATGTTATGGCAAGAAAAGCAAGCAAAAATGTGATCAGATGCTTTGATGATAAGAATAAATATAGATTAGAATAGAATAGTattctattacagtttttttttttttttttttttttactaaaaatgtattactgatctattattattattgatctATTTAATAATTGATTTAGCATCAGTATAAAGAGAATTACTCAAACTCAAATATTCAGATGCATTACAGAAAATAGACAGAAAATGAACtagtttatgaaaataatgCTAGAAATGTTATGGTAATATAAAACAGACTCCATTTGCTTTATGcaaaacatttctttctttctttcttttttttattatttggagGTCAAATGTCACCTGGACCTGTTTTTGTTAGATTTGCCCATTACAAATGGAGGGGGGatcagaatatatattttttattgtcagTTTGCATCAGTAATTGCTGAAATGTGCTATTTTATTAATGGGCAAAACTTTCCACTATGCTATTGATGCATTATATTGTTAGTTTGGGCCAGCTGACATTGGTTGAGTGTTGGTATGTGCATTGAAGTGGGAATTGCGTCAGAGTTTTGTTGTCCAGATTGGGGTGTGTTCAGTGGGCATCAATGAAGCCACAAATGTAGCCAGAGGTagaaatggagagagagaaaaagagggaCAGATGGAACAGAGGGCCGTTTATGTACGTTACATGATACTGATCCTGTAGAGATACACCCTGCCATCAAGGCCTCACAAAGACAACACTTCACAAATTCTCCCAGGCTAACCACCGTGCAGTGCTGAACCCTCCTCTATCATTTGTGCCGCAGGAGATGAGGAAGCCCATTGTGGAACCAGTGAGCGATCCTTGTGAGAATGTCATCTGGATACAGGAGCTACAGGATCAGGTAACATTTATTCATGCATTCAAGCTTTCAGCCACAACCAATAACAGCCCAATACCACTGTCACTGACCTGGGGTCAGTTTCTTAAAAAAGGGTCCATTGTTTGGAGGGCCTGGCAAAGCCTGAGGAATTTTTGTACAAAGATTCACTGCTTTTCTTACTTGGATTCTCAGctgaattaagatatttaacaaatgcaGTCAATAGGTGAATTTGTTGTGAGTCTCcaatatatttgttttcagaaaaaaaagaatattacaTGGCAAGATATGTTAAACTAGTCCTCACTGACTCTCATTTGTGCTTTTCACACTTTACATGGCTAAAGGTGAAACGTGTCATTTCTGGCAAAAATTatcatttacataaataatagTTTTCAAACACTTTCACCCCATCTAAATGACACGCTTCACCTTTAAACCCACCATTAACATAATCCTGTCTTATCTTGTTCTATGTTTTACACTCTTCATACTTTGCCCTGGGATTAATGTCTGTCCTGGGTCAGCAGTTTTCAAGATATGCAACTTGACAACCACACTACTAATTTAAATTGGTTGAAGTATCTGTTTATGATTGTTGTCATTGATCAACATTTTTAACAGATGctgaaaaaaacacaatgtaTTAAAGTTTCTGCAACTAAAAGCTCATCAATATTTAATGAGGCACAATcttagtttaaagggttagttcacccaaaaatgaaatttctgtcattaagtactcaccctcatgtcgttccaatcccgtaagtccttcgttcatattcggaacacaaatgaagatatttttgatgaaatccaagagtttttttttatcctccatagaaagcaaaATAAGCAATGTCCAGGTTCTTCATCAGAACAGCGACTCAttattattggccagctcctgcatcagcatcacacacatgtgtcgtgctgctcacgtgtacagcgtcggccaatactgagctggcgttcgtacttagaacctggaagcgctgaatgtaaacagcgtaggagaatgacacagaaaagaagatattgttgaataaagttgttatttttgttttgtttttgtgcataaaaagtattctcattgcttcataacattaagtttaaaccattgtagtcacactgactattttaacaatgtttttactacttttctggatcttgaatgtgataattacgttgctttctatgggggataaaaaaaaaactcggatttcatcaaaaatctcttcatttccgaagatgaaaaaaggtcttatggatgtggaacgaGAGTTTAAGAATGCTTGTCTGTTTCTAAACAACTCGCTGTAACAAGtcgaataaaaatatttaaaatgtttctcatgcctttaaaaacattttgatcaTTGAGTTTAAGCTTGCAAAATCATTTAACATATTAACCATAATTTGTTGGCATCCTCTCTCAGAATGAGCGTCTCATAGCAGAAAACGCCAAACTCAAGCTGCGGCTTATGGACGAGGAAGTAGTTCAGCAGGCAATAAAGGACCGTGATGATGCCATCGCAAAGTAAATATTGAACATTTACTTGGCACTTAAATGTTTATGAGAAagtaaatatacataatataaataaaaaagtttttaagaaAGTGTTGGTTTCCTCTCATGCAGGAAGACAGCGATGGAAGCAGAGCTTCTGAGGACTAAGCAAGATATGATGTGTTTAAACAATCAACTCCTGGAAGCCATTCAGCGTAAACTTGAGCTGTCACAGGAACTGGAGGCCTGGCAGGTAGAAAACTGTTGTCTGATTACAACAGTTAACTTACAAAGTCAGTCTCTGTCCTCACTTAGTGATTTTCAGTAGTTAGGATTAGTTTCCTGCTTGTCAGGTTTATGAGGCGAATATTGTCcattagtttagtttagtttaatttagtttaactttattGTCTGTATAGATTTCCTGAACAGAAATTCATCTTTGACACTGGCATAGAAGATACATCTTAACAGACAATACATTCACATATCACATAATAAAACACATggaacacacattttattcccACAACATAGTTCCTTTGTCTTCTCAATGTTCAGTTGTagatgactgttttcaaaccaCTTTACAAGACTTTCAATATactcaaaataatttaaactatttgTGTCTGTTTGGCAAGAGATTAAAACCAAGTCATCAGCGTATTTGATGATTTTATGGATGCCTCTGCAGTGGCGTGGTTTGCTACATACggacaaaaatatatactttgtggccacaaattaagaatttgttcccttgttttactaAACTGTGGCAACATTGTACTAATTCGTTTCCTTGTTTTGATTTAACcgaaacaaaggaacaaaatatTACATAGCCACAATTTAGTAAAGCAAGgaaacaaaatcttaatttgtggccacaaTTTAACTAAAACGAGGGAATAAAATCTTAATTCATGGCCACAAGATGTATTTTCTGTGCACAtttcatgtgcggggctctgaAGTTTGTAATGACCTGCACTTGTTTTGTGCTGTTCAAGGGTTGGACTCTGTCACCCCCTGCTGTACACTCTTGAAGCATGCAGCTGTTTAATGTGGCATGGAACTGCTTTTGAGATTAAATGAACTGCTATCAACTAGAACATAgacacaaatataaataataatgtgcaaAAGAATAAATACACTTTCATTcataattagatttttaaaatgttacaatttaTAATGTTTTGGTCTATTGATGTGTACCCCTCAGGATGATATTCAGATTATCATCAATCAACAGCTGAGGAGCCAACAGCAGACAGAACAGCAGCAACTGCCTCAGAAGAGATCGATGGGTCGTCTTTCTTTCCTGCGTAAGTCCAGACGGCCCTCTTCTTCCCCCTCGGTTATATCAGAGATCAGCCCTGAGCAGAACCTGTCACCCTGGAGAGACTGGCTTAAACTGAGCAAATGATCCTACTGCGCCGCCTTCAGCACCTCAGACCATATCAGACGCTCATGACTTACGATCCAGCCAATGAATGCCAAAAACACTCTCTAACCATGTTAGACAactatgtttaaaaaaagaccTGCTTATAAAAAACCACATGAATTTCACATGTGCAGAAACACATGGTCACATGTGGAACACATCCTTTGCACATGGGAAATGTGGTCTTGGAACAGTTCTCTTGTGAAATCCATGTGATCTCATGGAAAACATGGGAAATTAATGTGGTTTTTCAGTAAGGGTTGgctgaatctcacaaaaacacatttctccccaaactcaaaaaataaaaagaagtaATATTTTGTATGAAGATAATTAACTTTTTAGAACTTTTTTGTGTGACATTTTTGTGACAATCAAGCACATTACCTTTTCAAACTTGTcataaatgtaatgcattcaGATGTTTTAcctgttatttcatttttaattcccATTATTGTCAAAGGTGATCATCACTGAACtctctaaataaaaataatgaaacataAATACTATCATGAtgatgtattaatattttacaatttcagAATCcttatttttgcattacagtaataagaatgagatatttttgtaGTGGTAATGGAATGTGCTATGATTGTTATCTTATTGTTCGTAAAATTTAATTTCCTCAtgcaaaatatgatttttttgttttgttctattGACTTTGGTgaaatttgtttttgaaagtttttgtgAGACTTAATTGTATACTATGACTATTTATACTTACAGTCAtatgattttgtttaaaatttgtttatttaaatggtaCTATTAATTTACATGGTACATGTTTGTTGCTGTCAAATTATAAATGTAAGTGATGAGAGAATCAATACAATGACATCATGCTGGCCATGATCTTGTTGATTTGAATGGCATTTAACataataatattatgaaataataacaTTACGTAGAAAGAAACATTTACCTGAACTGCAATATGTGGGCATGAAAATATGTTTCAGTAGACTGTAGTGAAATACTCAAGATGGTGCTTAAGATTTCAAAA is a window from the Ctenopharyngodon idella isolate HZGC_01 chromosome 15, HZGC01, whole genome shotgun sequence genome containing:
- the si:ch211-235m3.5 gene encoding BICD family-like cargo adapter 1, which produces MSRGEVLIHNIHKMEVEEDFYSYEFSNDDDLPVYKDSEELFAALRQKEDDVLLAAQVGNALLMENRQLKEERDALHDKYMQQLEELQQGKYELRVKLDDCQAQWESQVSELERDVQELQAQVERLNQTLSEAEREKSRLKHEHSEQSQRLREQLQRGMEVERTMTSELQRLKQEMRERGHARPQDEEIINALREQVARLTQREQTLEQRLKMTCHENEELKDSVSSLHKRLDLQEQQSHTHIQQLAEAWREVDGVRSWAHELQSQVEELQEEVALQKKSHNDTSLLSELENNLDTAKWSLDKEQVSQEVHYILEFLRPVAYRSEIEQNSDDSLQSMLGQLKHAAQWIAQSDTLQEMRKPIVEPVSDPCENVIWIQELQDQNERLIAENAKLKLRLMDEEVVQQAIKDRDDAIAKKTAMEAELLRTKQDMMCLNNQLLEAIQRKLELSQELEAWQDDIQIIINQQLRSQQQTEQQQLPQKRSMGRLSFLRKSRRPSSSPSVISEISPEQNLSPWRDWLKLSK